One genomic region from Cardiobacteriaceae bacterium TAE3-ERU3 encodes:
- the pstA gene encoding phosphate ABC transporter permease PstA translates to MSDAKRLKKRHVAEKRFRAYGIISLLLALCFLVGFVYSIVSDAVPAFTQTEIKLDIDFDPELITMDPEADEEQRAAQLRMMNYNALIGNALEKIFPVSEQDAYSLTNDLVSSSAQYRLMNMLLSDPELIGTTQEVWLPASGDLDTAFQGYVNEELDESNRSVKNNVLQMMVTLRGEDRLRTGFNKTMFTNGDSRSPQDAGIKGAIIGSFYTLLVTLVLSFPIAVLAAVYLEEFAPKNHFTDFLEANINNLAAVPSIVFGLLGLAVFIGFFGMPRSTPLVGGIVLALMTLPTIIISSRAALKSVPPSIRSAALGLGASKMQVIFHHVLPLALPGMLTGTIIGMAQALGETAPLLMIGMVAFIADPANGILDPATVMPVQIFIWSDLPDRAFVARTSFAIIILLGFLMVMNALAVLLRKKFERKW, encoded by the coding sequence ATGTCTGACGCCAAACGACTCAAAAAACGCCACGTTGCCGAAAAGCGCTTCCGTGCTTACGGCATCATCTCTCTGCTACTTGCGCTGTGTTTCCTTGTCGGCTTTGTGTATTCGATTGTCTCGGATGCCGTTCCGGCATTTACCCAAACGGAGATCAAGCTCGACATTGATTTTGATCCCGAGCTGATCACCATGGATCCGGAAGCCGACGAAGAGCAGCGTGCTGCACAATTGCGCATGATGAACTACAACGCTTTAATCGGTAATGCTTTGGAGAAAATTTTTCCGGTCAGCGAACAGGATGCATATAGCCTGACCAATGATCTGGTCAGTAGCTCTGCACAGTACCGCTTGATGAATATGCTGCTCAGCGATCCGGAATTGATTGGCACCACCCAAGAAGTTTGGTTGCCAGCCAGTGGTGATCTCGATACCGCATTTCAGGGCTACGTCAACGAAGAGCTAGACGAATCCAACCGCTCGGTAAAAAATAACGTCTTGCAAATGATGGTCACGCTACGCGGAGAAGACCGCTTGCGCACTGGCTTTAACAAGACCATGTTTACCAACGGTGACTCACGCAGCCCACAAGATGCCGGTATCAAAGGCGCAATCATCGGCTCTTTCTATACTCTGCTGGTAACACTGGTACTCTCCTTCCCAATCGCGGTACTTGCAGCGGTCTATCTTGAAGAATTTGCGCCGAAAAACCACTTCACCGACTTCCTTGAGGCCAACATTAACAACCTTGCCGCAGTACCTTCGATCGTATTTGGTTTGCTTGGTCTTGCCGTATTCATTGGGTTTTTCGGCATGCCACGCTCAACGCCACTGGTCGGTGGTATCGTGCTCGCACTGATGACGCTGCCAACGATCATCATCTCATCACGTGCGGCGCTGAAATCTGTTCCCCCATCGATCCGCAGTGCAGCGCTGGGATTAGGCGCTTCGAAAATGCAGGTTATTTTCCATCACGTGCTGCCACTTGCCCTTCCCGGCATGCTGACCGGTACCATTATCGGCATGGCGCAAGCACTGGGTGAAACCGCACCACTATTGATGATTGGTATGGTCGCCTTTATTGCCGACCCCGCCAATGGCATCCTTGATCCTGCAACGGTTATGCCCGTACAGATCTTCATTTGGTCTGACCTGCCGGATCGTGCATTCGTTGCACGCACCTCATTTGCGATCATCATCCTGCTCGGGTTCCTGATGGTCATGAATGCCCTCGCCGTGCTTCTGCGCAAGAAATTTGAACGCAAGTGGTAA
- a CDS encoding substrate-binding domain-containing protein has translation MKKIILSAAVAAMTVSTGAYAQASRDYISIVGSSTVYPFATLVAERFGRTSGFKTPKIESTGSGGGLKLFCAGLGPSNPDITNASRAIKDSEVETCKANGIEGITEVKIGYDGIVIANSKQADQFDLSEQEIFLALAKKVPNPDGSETLVDNPYKTWADVNSDLPNQNIEVLGPPPTSGTRDAFAELAMEGGCNTFEFIKAMDKEQHKAVCHGLREDGAYIEAGENDNLIVNKLVANPAALGIFGYSFLEENTDKVQGSKIDGVAPTFEAIADGEYPLSRPLFFYVKNDHIGVIPGLKEYVSAFVSEDASGANGYLKQNGLVPLSGDELEAVRSEVEAL, from the coding sequence ATGAAGAAAATCATCCTGAGCGCTGCTGTTGCAGCCATGACTGTTTCTACAGGTGCTTATGCACAAGCCAGCCGTGACTACATCAGCATCGTTGGTTCATCAACTGTTTATCCTTTTGCGACTTTGGTCGCAGAACGCTTCGGCAGAACCAGCGGCTTTAAGACCCCTAAAATCGAATCAACTGGTTCAGGCGGTGGCTTGAAGCTGTTCTGTGCTGGCCTTGGCCCAAGCAATCCAGACATCACCAACGCTTCTCGTGCAATTAAAGATAGTGAAGTTGAAACTTGTAAGGCTAATGGCATTGAAGGCATTACCGAAGTCAAAATCGGTTATGACGGCATCGTTATCGCCAACAGCAAGCAAGCTGATCAATTTGATCTTAGTGAGCAAGAAATTTTCCTCGCGCTCGCCAAAAAAGTACCAAATCCTGATGGCAGCGAAACGCTGGTAGACAATCCATACAAGACTTGGGCTGATGTGAATAGCGACCTGCCTAACCAGAACATCGAAGTGCTTGGCCCTCCTCCAACTTCAGGTACGCGTGATGCTTTCGCTGAGCTGGCGATGGAAGGTGGTTGTAATACCTTCGAATTCATCAAAGCGATGGATAAAGAGCAGCACAAAGCAGTTTGCCACGGTCTGCGTGAAGATGGCGCTTACATCGAAGCTGGCGAGAACGACAACCTGATTGTTAACAAGCTGGTCGCTAACCCTGCTGCCCTTGGCATCTTCGGTTACAGCTTCCTTGAAGAGAATACCGATAAGGTACAAGGCAGCAAAATCGATGGTGTTGCCCCAACTTTTGAAGCAATTGCTGATGGTGAATATCCATTGTCACGTCCGCTGTTCTTCTACGTCAAGAATGACCACATCGGCGTTATTCCTGGCTTGAAAGAATACGTCAGTGCATTCGTATCAGAAGATGCGAGTGGCGCGAATGGCTACCTCAAGCAAAACGGCCTTGTTCCTTTGAGTGGGGATGAGCTCGAAGCAGTTCGCAGCGAAGTTGAAGCACTTTAA
- the truB gene encoding tRNA pseudouridine(55) synthase TruB, whose translation MARRRKGRAVNGILLLDKAVGVSSNQAMQRVRSIYRAQKAGHGGTLDPFAEGLLPILLGEATKFGRFLLDADKSYEVTLAFGSETDTDDLTGEVIREAYIPQQNEIDWPNILQRFHGKQLQTPPIYSALKIAGQRAYDLARKGELPEMTPREITVNSIDLLEHNQNMATLRVSCSKGTYIRALVRDIGRELNSAAHAVKLRRCGVGSLIGNFHDIRELSSLREQEDYAALDQLLLPLDDCVRTLPKANIPDEKLRFFRHGNDVEISSSYPDDEYAFYHQNNLLGVGKIVAGRAYPERLCALTEQC comes from the coding sequence ATGGCGCGCAGGCGCAAAGGTAGGGCGGTTAACGGTATCTTGCTGCTTGACAAAGCAGTAGGGGTGTCAAGTAATCAGGCAATGCAACGTGTACGCAGTATTTATCGCGCACAGAAAGCGGGGCACGGCGGTACGCTTGACCCATTTGCTGAAGGATTACTGCCGATACTACTGGGCGAAGCGACCAAATTTGGTCGCTTTCTGCTTGATGCAGATAAAAGCTATGAAGTAACACTGGCTTTTGGTAGTGAAACTGATACGGATGATCTCACTGGTGAAGTTATCCGCGAAGCTTATATCCCACAGCAAAACGAAATAGACTGGCCAAATATACTGCAGCGTTTTCACGGCAAACAATTACAAACGCCTCCCATTTATTCTGCATTGAAAATTGCAGGGCAAAGAGCCTACGATTTAGCGCGCAAGGGTGAGTTGCCAGAAATGACGCCAAGAGAAATCACCGTCAATAGCATTGATTTGCTTGAGCATAATCAAAATATGGCGACTTTACGCGTTTCTTGCAGTAAGGGAACATATATTCGTGCATTGGTACGCGACATCGGCCGTGAGCTTAATAGTGCTGCGCATGCAGTTAAATTACGTCGCTGCGGTGTTGGATCACTGATCGGAAATTTTCACGATATACGTGAGTTATCTTCATTACGAGAACAGGAAGATTACGCCGCACTGGATCAGCTGCTATTGCCACTTGATGACTGCGTACGTACGTTACCTAAAGCCAATATTCCAGATGAAAAATTGCGCTTTTTCCGCCATGGTAATGACGTTGAAATATCAAGCAGTTATCCAGACGATGAATATGCCTTTTACCATCAGAATAACTTGCTTGGTGTCGGCAAAATTGTTGCAGGGCGTGCATACCCCGAACGCTTATGTGCTTTAACGGAACAATGCTAA
- the pstB gene encoding phosphate ABC transporter ATP-binding protein PstB — protein sequence MNAVEKNAPQNFDFNSIETIGTPFVDNPKITARNVDVHYGDKQAIFDVSLDVANNEVLAMIGPSGCGKSTFLRCLNRMNDTIDICRVTGEIKIDNEDIYDRRLDVVNLRRNVGMVFQKPNPFPKTIYENIAYGPRIHGMSRSKADMDEIVETSLRKAGIWDEVKDRLDKPGTGLSGGQQQRLCIARAIAVKPSVILMDEPCSALDPIATGKIEELIDELRANYSIAIVTHSMQQAARVSQRTAYFHLGKLVEIGETDQIFTNPAHKLTEDYITGRFG from the coding sequence ATGAATGCCGTAGAAAAAAACGCACCACAGAATTTTGACTTTAACAGCATCGAAACCATCGGCACGCCGTTTGTCGATAACCCCAAGATTACCGCCCGCAATGTCGACGTGCATTACGGCGATAAGCAAGCCATTTTCGACGTCAGCCTCGATGTCGCAAATAACGAAGTACTGGCGATGATCGGTCCGTCAGGTTGTGGTAAATCGACCTTTTTACGCTGCTTAAACCGCATGAATGACACCATTGATATTTGTCGCGTGACCGGTGAAATCAAAATCGACAACGAAGATATTTACGACCGTCGCCTCGACGTCGTTAACCTGCGCCGTAACGTGGGTATGGTTTTCCAAAAGCCAAACCCGTTCCCGAAAACTATCTACGAAAACATTGCCTACGGACCGCGTATTCACGGCATGTCGCGCTCTAAAGCCGATATGGACGAAATCGTCGAAACCTCACTGCGTAAAGCTGGCATCTGGGACGAAGTCAAAGACCGCCTCGATAAACCAGGTACCGGGCTTTCCGGCGGTCAGCAGCAGCGCTTGTGTATTGCCCGTGCGATCGCAGTCAAGCCTTCAGTGATTCTGATGGACGAACCTTGCTCAGCACTTGATCCGATTGCGACCGGTAAAATTGAAGAACTGATTGACGAACTGCGCGCTAACTACAGCATTGCCATCGTGACCCACTCTATGCAGCAGGCGGCTCGTGTATCACAGCGCACTGCCTACTTCCACCTTGGCAAATTGGTTGAAATCGGTGAGACTGATCAGATCTTCACCAACCCGGCACACAAACTGACCGAAGACTACATCACTGGACGCTTTGGCTAA
- the pstC gene encoding phosphate ABC transporter permease subunit PstC → MNLSNLQLLGIAALIGAISYWVARSRAVGYRRDHNIHSMPQYHGSYAFLWVFAPVALFLLVYLPVSNVMLSNKLNALMLNAGIENAGMQALAANAVGNYLSGATSSISNKFMPIAEGYQSIEAELGLYRTIIAIILMAGGAFYALKRSTADFRARNQVEKFVRWLMIACAGIAVLTTFGIILSVLFESIRFFGKVSPMDFFFNTHWNPQTALREGQVGGSGSFGVIPLLTGTLLISLIALLVAVPIGLFSAIYLSEYASSKIRGWAKPMLEILAGIPTVVYGFFAALTVAPLVRSLGQSVGLDVASESALAAGLVMGIMIIPFISSLSDDVINAVPQSLREGSYGLGATKSETIKRVLLPAALPGIVSAVILAASRAIGETMIVVMAAGLSANLTFNPFEAVTTVTVQIVTLLTGDQEFDSAKTLSAFALGLTLFVITFLLNVFALHIVKKYREQYE, encoded by the coding sequence ATGAATCTATCCAATCTTCAGCTGCTAGGCATCGCTGCACTGATCGGTGCGATCAGTTACTGGGTCGCACGCAGTCGCGCAGTGGGCTATCGCCGCGATCACAACATTCATTCAATGCCGCAATATCACGGCAGTTACGCTTTTCTTTGGGTATTTGCACCTGTCGCATTGTTCTTGCTGGTTTATCTACCAGTCAGCAACGTCATGCTCAGCAATAAGTTAAATGCGCTCATGCTCAATGCGGGCATTGAAAATGCAGGTATGCAGGCACTCGCTGCCAATGCCGTCGGTAACTACCTTTCTGGTGCCACTTCGAGCATCAGCAACAAATTCATGCCCATAGCAGAAGGCTATCAAAGTATTGAGGCCGAGCTGGGCCTTTACCGCACGATCATCGCGATTATCTTGATGGCTGGCGGTGCGTTTTATGCACTTAAACGCAGCACAGCTGATTTTCGTGCACGTAACCAAGTTGAGAAATTTGTACGTTGGCTGATGATTGCTTGCGCAGGTATTGCTGTACTGACTACTTTCGGCATCATCCTTTCGGTTTTGTTCGAGTCTATCCGCTTTTTCGGCAAAGTCTCACCAATGGACTTCTTTTTCAACACCCATTGGAACCCGCAAACCGCACTGCGCGAAGGTCAAGTCGGCGGTTCTGGTTCGTTCGGCGTGATCCCGCTGCTCACCGGCACCCTGCTTATCTCACTGATTGCACTGCTGGTCGCCGTGCCTATTGGGCTATTTTCAGCCATTTATCTCTCTGAATACGCATCCAGCAAGATCCGTGGCTGGGCAAAACCCATGCTGGAAATTCTCGCCGGTATCCCAACGGTTGTTTACGGCTTCTTTGCCGCTTTGACTGTCGCACCGCTGGTTCGTTCACTAGGGCAATCAGTCGGGCTTGATGTTGCTTCTGAAAGTGCGCTTGCAGCGGGGCTCGTCATGGGGATCATGATTATTCCATTTATTTCTTCGCTTTCTGACGACGTTATCAACGCCGTACCGCAAAGCCTGCGTGAAGGCTCTTATGGCTTGGGTGCAACCAAATCCGAAACCATTAAGCGCGTGCTGCTGCCTGCTGCATTGCCCGGCATCGTCAGTGCGGTGATTCTTGCGGCCTCTCGCGCGATTGGTGAAACCATGATCGTGGTCATGGCTGCGGGACTCTCAGCCAACCTCACCTTCAACCCGTTCGAAGCGGTCACCACAGTTACCGTACAGATCGTGACCCTGCTCACCGGCGATCAGGAGTTTGACTCAGCGAAAACGCTTTCAGCCTTTGCGCTTGGTTTAACGCTGTTTGTCATTACTTTCCTGCTCAACGTCTTCGCGCTGCATATCGTGAAGAAATACCGCGAACAATACGAATAA
- a CDS encoding OmpA family protein, giving the protein MKKSVLLASAIAFGLTGCVGSQNQNAAIGTALGAVAGGVLGHQVNDDNGRYVGAAVGALAGGLVGNYMDQQQNQLQQQMQGTGVDVNRVDQGTLQLNIPDSVLFATNQSQLNQQAYNTLSQIAQTLQQYPNTIVHVYGFTDGSGTDQYNLQLSQQRAQNAAQYLIQRGVNPQRLVVQGYGERFATSQNNPSDRRVEIFIRAVDERNPQAAYTPVY; this is encoded by the coding sequence GTGAAAAAATCTGTTTTATTGGCAAGCGCAATTGCATTTGGTCTGACTGGCTGCGTTGGTTCACAAAACCAAAATGCCGCAATTGGTACAGCACTTGGCGCAGTGGCTGGTGGCGTATTAGGGCATCAGGTTAATGACGACAATGGCCGCTATGTTGGTGCCGCAGTAGGTGCTTTGGCTGGTGGCTTGGTTGGTAATTACATGGATCAGCAGCAAAACCAGTTACAGCAACAAATGCAAGGCACTGGCGTTGATGTCAACCGTGTTGACCAAGGCACTTTGCAGCTCAATATACCTGATTCCGTACTGTTTGCTACCAACCAAAGCCAGCTAAACCAGCAGGCGTACAATACGCTTAGCCAAATTGCACAAACACTCCAGCAATATCCAAACACCATTGTGCATGTGTATGGCTTCACAGATGGTAGTGGTACTGATCAATACAACCTGCAGTTGTCACAACAACGTGCACAAAATGCAGCACAGTATTTAATACAGCGTGGTGTTAATCCACAGCGTTTGGTCGTTCAGGGCTATGGCGAACGCTTTGCTACCAGCCAAAACAACCCAAGTGATCGCCGTGTAGAAATCTTTATCCGTGCGGTAGATGAGCGCAACCCTCAAGCTGCATATACGCCAGTTTATTAA
- a CDS encoding HIRAN domain-containing protein, translating to MLSFLRKFFRPAPQPIVERVPIAGLQYYRANDLVQFMDRGDTLDLVQEPGNPHDPNAIMVEWRHNKIGYIPSEEAKNVRKLLKRHKCICAKITEIDPAANERRWVKLNIYPCSAANFKENI from the coding sequence ATGCTGTCTTTTTTACGCAAGTTTTTCCGCCCTGCACCACAACCTATCGTTGAGCGCGTGCCGATCGCTGGCTTGCAATACTATCGAGCAAATGATCTCGTCCAGTTTATGGATCGTGGTGATACTTTGGATTTGGTACAAGAACCCGGTAATCCACATGATCCTAATGCGATCATGGTTGAGTGGCGGCACAATAAAATTGGCTACATCCCGAGTGAAGAGGCTAAAAATGTGCGCAAGCTGCTTAAAAGACACAAATGCATTTGTGCCAAAATTACCGAGATTGACCCCGCCGCCAACGAAAGACGCTGGGTAAAGCTCAATATTTATCCTTGTTCCGCAGCCAATTTTAAAGAAAATATCTAA
- the queA gene encoding tRNA preQ1(34) S-adenosylmethionine ribosyltransferase-isomerase QueA encodes MSKQKYKKSDFTYDLPDELIARYPLAQRSASRLLHVHPISAHSADLHDHQVTDFISLLNDNDLLVFNNTRVLPARLHGCKASGGKVEILIERVKSAHEVRAYIRASKSPKSDSQLNIDGYQVTVTGRDDALFTLYSTTPWHDLLSKTGEMPIPPYLDRDAEKLDDERYQTVYNAVPGAVAAPTAGLHFDQAMLDAIDARGIATTQVTLHVGAGTFQPVRHENLDEHIMHEEWLQVSEETVKAVNDCKKKGGRVIAIGTTSLRALESAAQSGLLQPFVGDTNLFITPGDQFYCVDALFTNFHLPESTLLMLVSAFAGVDNIRDTYLYAIKQKYRFYSYGDAMFIDRIAPH; translated from the coding sequence ATGAGCAAACAAAAATATAAAAAATCAGACTTTACTTACGACTTGCCTGACGAACTGATCGCCCGTTATCCATTAGCGCAGCGTAGCGCCAGTCGTTTATTGCATGTCCATCCAATCTCAGCGCACAGTGCAGACCTACATGACCACCAAGTAACTGATTTTATTTCTTTACTCAACGACAACGACTTGTTGGTATTCAATAATACCCGAGTTTTGCCTGCTCGCCTTCACGGCTGCAAAGCAAGTGGCGGCAAAGTCGAGATCCTCATTGAGCGGGTCAAATCAGCTCATGAAGTGCGCGCCTATATTCGTGCCTCGAAATCACCGAAATCTGATAGCCAACTCAATATCGATGGCTACCAAGTGACGGTAACAGGGCGAGATGATGCATTATTTACTTTATATAGCACGACGCCGTGGCACGACTTACTTAGTAAAACTGGCGAAATGCCAATCCCACCTTACCTTGATCGTGATGCTGAAAAACTTGATGATGAGCGCTACCAAACGGTCTATAACGCTGTTCCCGGAGCTGTTGCTGCACCGACAGCAGGCCTACACTTTGATCAGGCAATGCTCGATGCCATTGATGCGCGAGGTATTGCAACGACTCAAGTCACTTTGCACGTTGGAGCAGGAACATTCCAGCCAGTTCGCCATGAAAATTTGGACGAACACATCATGCACGAGGAGTGGTTACAAGTCAGTGAAGAGACAGTTAAAGCTGTAAACGACTGCAAGAAAAAAGGGGGGCGAGTCATTGCCATTGGCACAACCAGCTTACGTGCTTTAGAAAGCGCAGCCCAAAGTGGTTTATTACAACCATTCGTCGGTGATACAAACTTGTTTATTACGCCAGGCGATCAATTTTACTGCGTCGATGCATTATTCACCAATTTTCATTTGCCTGAATCCACCTTATTGATGCTAGTAAGCGCTTTTGCTGGAGTTGATAATATTCGCGATACATACCTGTATGCAATCAAGCAAAAATACCGCTTTTACAGCTATGGCGATGCAATGTTTATTGATCGCATCGCACCACATTAA